From a single Brassica rapa cultivar Chiifu-401-42 chromosome A01, CAAS_Brap_v3.01, whole genome shotgun sequence genomic region:
- the LOC103833685 gene encoding 60S ribosomal protein L36a produces MVNIPKTKKTYCKNKECKKHTLHKVTQYKKGKDSLAAQGKRRYDRKQSGYGGQTKPVFHKKAKTTKKIVLRLQCQTCKHFSQHSIKRCKHFEIGGDKKGKGTSLF; encoded by the exons ATG GTGAACATTCCAAAGACAAAGAAGACGTACTGCAAGAACAAGGAATGCAAGAAGCACACATTGCACAAGGTTACCCAATACAAAAAGGGTAAAGACAGTCTCGCCGCCCAAGGAAAGCGTCGTTATGACCGTAAGCAATCTGGTTATGGTGGTCAGACCAAGCCTGTCTTCCACAAGAAG GCTAAGACCACGAAGAAGATTGTCCTCAGGCTTCAGTGCCAAACTTGCAAGCACTTTTCGCAGCACTCAATCAAG AGGTGTAAGCATTTTGAGATCGGTGGAGACAAGAAGGGCAAGGGAACATCTCTTTTCTAA
- the LOC103833674 gene encoding phosphate transporter PHO1: protein MVKFSKELEAQLIPEWKEAFVNYCQLKKQVKKIKISRKPKPASLYPIPHDPDFGRSLFDPVRKLARTFSDKLFSSSEKPEIIQVRRRKSSEDGDDVEEIYQTELVQLFSEEDEVKVFFAKLDEELNKVNQFHKSKETEFVGRGEILKKQLDILAELKQILSDRKKRSLSGSNSQRSFSSSARNSDFSTGSPGELSETQSETSRTDEIIDALERNGVSFINSATRHKTKGGKPKMSLRVDIPDAVAGADGGGARSIATATSVLWEELVNNPRSGGGDFINRKKIQCAEKMIRKAFVELYKGLGLLKTYSSLNMIAFTKILKKFDKVSGQQASSSYLKVVKRSQFTSSDKVVRLMDEVESIFTKHFANNDRKKAMKFLRPHQQKDSHMVTFFVGLFTGCFVSLFSIYIILAHLSGIFTSGAQVLYLETVYPVFSVFALLSLHMFMYGCNLFMWKSTRINYTFIFEFAPSTALRYRDAFLMGTTFMTSVVAAMVIHLILRAAGFSASEVDTIPGILLLIFICVLICPFDTFYRPTRFCFIRILRNIVCSPFYKVLMVDFFMADQLTSQIPLLRHIESTACYFMAQSFRTHEYNTCKNGRIYRELAYLISFSPYFWRAMQCIRRWWDESNTDHLVNMGKYVSAMVAAGVRITYARESTTGWLAVVLVSSVVATLYQLYWDFVKDWGLLNPKSKNAWLRDDLVLKNKNIYYLSIALNLVLRVAWIETIVRFRVNPVQSHLLDFLLASLEVIRRGHWNFYRVENEHLNNVGHFRAVKTVPLPFRDMDSDD, encoded by the exons atggtgaagttCTCAAAGGAGTTAGAGGCACAACTCATACCAGAGTGGAAAGAGGCCTTTGTTAACTATTGTCAGCTAAaaaaacaagtaaaaaaaatcaaaatatctcGTAAACCAAAACCCGCTTCTCTTTACCCCATTCCTCATGATCCTGATTTTGGCCGATCTCTTTTCGACCCGGTTCGGAAATTGGCTAGGACCTTCTCGGACAAACTATTTTCGTCCTCGGAAAAACCAGAGATTATTCAG GTAAGGAGAAGAAAAAGCTCAGAAGATGGGGATGACGTTGAGGAGATTTATCAAACTGAGCTTGTTCAGTTGTTTTCTGAAGAAGACGAG GTTAAAGTGTTCTTCGCAAAATTGGATGAAGAGTTAAACAAAGTGAATCAGTTTCACAAATCCAAAGAGACAGAGTTTGTGGGAAGAGGAGAGATTCTGAAGAAACAGTTGGACATTCTTGCAGAACTAAAACAGATCTTAAGTGATCGGAAGAAGAGAAGCCTTTCTGGCTCTAATTCACAACGCTCCTTCAGTTCTTCTGCTCGAAATTCTGACTTCTCTACAG GGTCACCAGGAGAACTAAGTGAGACACAAAGTGAAACATCAAGAACAGACGAAATCATAGATGCATTAGAGAGGAATGGTGTGAGTTTCATAAACTCTGCTACGAGGCACAAGACAAAAGGAGGCAAACCCAAAATGTCTCTCCGCGTCGACATTCCCGACGCCGTGGCCGGAGCTGACGGTGGTGGTGCAAGATCCATCGCTACGGCCACTTCGGTACTATGGGAGGAGCTTGTTAACAATCCAAGAAGTGGCGGAGGAGATTTCATCAACCGGAAAAAGATTCAGTGCGCAGAGAAGATGATACGTAAAGCCTTTGTTGAGCTCTACAAAGGTCTTGGCCTGTTGAAGACTTACAG TTCATTGAACATGATAgcttttacaaaaatattgaagaaaTTCGACAAG GTTTCTGGTCAGCAAGCATCATCAAGTTATCTAAAGGTCGTCAAGAGATCGCAGTTTACCAGCTCTGATAAG gtgGTAAGACTGATGGACGAAGTGGAGTCCATATTCACAAAGCACTTCGCAAACAATGACAGGAAAAAGGCCATGAAGTTCTTGAGACCCCACCAGCAGAAAGATTCTCACATGGTCACTTTCTTTGTTg gaTTATTTACGGGTTGCTTTGTCTCATTGTTTAGTATTTACATAATACTGGCTCATCTTTCTGGAATCTTCACCTCTGGTGCTCAAGTTTTATATTTAGAGACTGTGTATCCTGTTTTCag CGTTTTTGCGTTGCTGAGTCTACACATGTTCATGTATGGATGCAATCTGTTTATGTGGAAGAGCACGAGGATAAACTACACCTTTATCTTCGAGTTCGCACCAAGCACAGCGTTGCGTTACCGAGACGCGTTTCTAATGGGAACCACGTTTATGACATCAGTCGTGGCCGCTATGGTTATACATCTCATCCTCCGCGCCGCCGGTTTCTCGGCCAGTGAAGTCGACACCATTCCAGGCATCCTCCTCTTG ATCTTCATTTGTGTCTTGATATGCCCTTTCGACACATTTTATCGTCCTACAAGATTCTGCTTCATTCGCATCTTACGGAACATCGTTTGCTCGCCTTTCTACAAG GTTTTGATGGTCGATTTTTTCATGGCTGATCAACTTACTAGCCAG ATTCCATTGCTTAGACATATTGAGTCAACTGCGTGTTACTTCATGGCTCAAAGCTTTCGAACACACGAATATAATACCTGCAAAAACGGAAGAATCTACAGAGAACTTGCTTACTTGATCTCTTTCTCACCTTACTTCTGGCGTGCCATGCAA TGCATAAGGAGATGGTGGGACGAATCAAACACCGATCACTTAGTCAACATGGGGAAGTACGTTTCGGCGATGGTTGCTGCCGGAGTCCGCATAACCTACGCAAGAGAAAGCACCACCGGGTGGTTAGCCGTGGTGCTTGTGAGCTCGGTCGTGGCCACGCTTTACCAGTTATACTGGGACTTTGTCAAAGATTGGGGTCTTTTGAACCCTAAATCCAAAAACGCATGGCTAAGGGACGATCTAGTtctcaagaacaagaacatCTACTATCTCTCCATT GCGTTAAATTTGGTATTGCGAGTTGCTTGGATCGAGACAATAGTAAGATTCAGGGTCAATCCTGTTCAGTCTCATTTGTTAGATTTCTTATTGGCATCACTTGAAGTCATTCGTCGAGGCCATTGGAACTTTTACAG AGTGGAGAATGAGCATTTGAACAACGTAGGCCACTTTAGGGCAGTGAAGACCGTACCACTACCGTTCCGTGACATGGATTCAGACgattaa